The DNA sequence AACCCTTCAACACCCCAAACACTCAATGAAGAGGAGTTTCAGGGAAATGGACAAGCCATGGCTGGAGGATGTTTGACAAGGTTGAGCAGAAACCCATACAATAATTTGGTAAAATAGGGCATTGCTCTGGGTGCTGTGATTCCAGGGAGATGTCACTGCTGTGTGCTGGCTATATGCCCAGCAAAGGGCTGGTGACTGGAAGGACATAGCTTTCTGAGTTAGGACTGGGAGGCTTCTGTACATGTCCAAAGTCAACCTTCATATTCATGGGGAGGCAAGAAGTGGGCTTTAGGATTGCCTCTCCTTGTTGGCCCGCTCTGAGAAAAACAATCgcgggagggtgaggcgggagaatcgactgagcccaggagtttgaggctgcaggttagaagctgcagtgaactatgattgtgccaccgcactgcagcctgggcgatggagcactGGGTCCTGTGAGCCTTGACTCATTTAACCCCCACAGCACCCAGTAGATGGTGGCACTATTAGCATACTTGTTTTAGAGGTAAGAACACACACAAAGAGATAAGGAATCGCCTCAGAGCACAGAACTGGTAAGTGGTGAGCCCAGGTGTGAGCCCAGTCTCCTTGCTTCAGGATCAAGTTTACACTCATGCGCTCTGGACTCCTTCCAGATGTTGCTCTTGCTGTCATTTTAGCTTCATTACACCTATCTGTATGGTGGTCGTGGGAAGGTGGAAGCTCACTGAACACTGTGGCTTACCCAAAATTTGTCCCTCGACTTTCCCTCTTCACCAAACCCCAGAGCCACTGGCGGAATATTCAGTTCCTTGGAATCCCCCAAGCCCTGGTTAGTTCTTTTTGCAAGCAGCCCCATAGATAGAAATGAAGGGATGGTGCTCCTTATGAAAGGAGACTGGGGAACTTAGTAAGCAGCTGCAGGGCCCTGCGGCCTGTCACACGCTAGCATCCACCGGGTGGAGCGGCTGCGCACGACCGCGGCGGGCGGGCGCGCTGCCAGAACGCTCTGCGCCTCCTGCGGAACCCAGGCCTGCGTGAAGGTAAATGCAAATCAGCTCCGCCCAGCGCTTCCCGCAGAAGGAGGGTTTTCTGTATGCGCGCCTGgtttcctcctccttcagccagaatgctgattttatttttgcgGTTTATGAACTTGAGAGAGGGAATTCATTTCCTTGGTATAATATGACCCTCTGGAGAAAGTCTTGTCCAAATACATTTTGCTCCCAAACACCGTCCTACAAGAAGGGCTATACTGAAACGAAACAGAGATGATTGAAGTCTGATTTATAGGTAAGGTGAATTGGTAGGTTTATGCCAAATTATTACATCcagagaaggtgaaagggaaTGAAAGGGCTCCTCCCGGGAGATGAAAACCTttgtgaaaagaaatatttatgttgCACATACATTTAACCCAGCCAGCAGCCaggttacattttattatattcaccACCAATTCCCTTTTCTGTTTCTCGCCAGACTGTACAAGCCCTGAAAGCAAGAACGGGGTTCATGGCATCTTGATACCCCCATATGGGGACGTTTTGGCGATTTTATTTATAAGAAAGGGATTTTACACCGGAGAGGCTTTTACATCTACTAACAGACTGGACCAGCTTTCTCATCCCCACTGGCTGATTAATGATTCCTCCATGCCAACCCGGTTCTCAGAGACACCAAGTCCGGGTAAAAACCACCCCTTCGTCCCCTAAACCTTGCAAGAAGCACAGGGTCCAGAATTATGCTTCTTTCAGGGTCTAAATAGCACAAAAAAACTAATAACAATAAGCTTTCTAGTTATTGGATCaggtatattttactttacaACAAGCTTTTACTTATTGGATCAGGTTCCCTTTAAAGCAATGTttgaacatgatttcatttaatcctcacaaccacactatgaggtaggtactatcatTCCATTTgaaggatgagaaaactgaggcttgaagatgttaaataacttgttcaagaCCACAGCCAGTCAGTGGACATAGCTGCCATTCACTGAGTGCTTCctgtgagccaggcacagtgaccaTCACATTAAaccaattatttatttcatttaatagtgCCCTTGATCCTTAAGAAGTGGCCTCCAGTGCTTAGAATCCCAAGCATTTGGTCCTTTGGAGATAAGAAACCATGGGAAGGCAGGGGCTTATTCACCCCTGTATCCAAAAAATTGAGGATGGTGCCAGGGACACAGATGTTACCAGGGACTCCAAAAATACTGAATGAAAGGACAGTAGAGGTGCTTTCCTGTGGGATCTTCCAACCTCTTCCCGCCTTCAGGTGAGTCCTGCTGATGCTCCGGCTGCCTTTGGAACAGGGACTTTagccagtttccttatctgtaataaTGCGCAGGGTTGTTAGGGACCTAGTGAGGCAGCTTCTATGGCTGCATTTGGCCCTTagttttctcactttcttcttgAGCATGGGAGTGAGGAGGTGGACTCCTAAGGGTATGACACTTGAAGATTTCAAAGGGGGGCCTGCAGGTTTATGTCCTCACTTGTTTTACACCTCACAGAGGTCGGCGAAGCAGGGTATCACCAAAGTCCCACCTGATGTCACTGGAAAGAGTGCTCCATGTCTTCACCAGGCCCATGCCAGCTGTGAGGGGCAGAACTAGGTTTTCTGACACCAAACCCCAGGTTTCTTTCTGTGCTGGCATGGGTCCTTTTTCTGACTTGCCCAGCAGTCTCTCATAGATGGGGGACTGATTAAATAGTTCTGGTGATGGGTGGGGTGATGGtcgcacaacaatatgaatgtatttaatgccactgaactgtacacctgAGAATGGTTAAAATGctacattttatgttatgaatatttcaccacaataaaaaaagaaacaaatatgggTCTGTCTTTCTCACATGTCAAGAAGTCAAGAAATCTGGGGTGGGTAGATACAGTGGTTGGTTCAGCTGCTCCATGATGCCATGAGGGTCTGGAGTCTcgctttttgcttttctttcttttcttttctttctttctttccttccttcctttcttccttccttccttccttccttccttccttccttccttccttccttccttccttccttcctccctccctccctccccctcccccctctttctctctttctctctctctttctctctctctctctttctctgtttctctctctttctttctttctttctttctctctctctctctctcctttctttctttccttctctctctctctctctctctctctctctttctttctttcttgtctcactctgttgcccaggctggagtgcaattgtgtgatctctgcttactgcaacctctgcctcctgggttcaagtgattctcctgcctcagcctccggagtagctgggattataggagtgtaccaccctgcccagctagtttttgtatttcttttggtagagacggggtttcaccatgttgaccaggctggtgacaaactcctgacctcaggtgatctgcccacctcggcctcccaaaatgctgggattacaggcatgagccacagcgtctGGCCTGGAGTCTCTAGCTTGAGTTTTTGGATGATGGCTTTCATGCTGGGCACAAGTGTCCTCTGATGcttcttgagatttttttctgctcaagagaggaggaaggagggaaagcgTGATGCTAGCCATGGCTCTGTTTTTCATCAGAAAAGCCAAAGCTTCTCAGCAACTCTCCCAGcagaattttcttatatttcattgGCCAGGACTGGGTGTTTTGGCTTTACTGGGCAACAAAGGTGGCTGAAAAAGTGGTCGCTAAACTTACAAACATTTACAGCTGAAGAGGGCATCAGGGGAGAAAACAGTTGGGAATGAGTATTGATTGGAAAATCAGCAGGCTGTGTCCAACACTCTGCTCAAAGTCACATGGTTATGTAACAGACTTGTTACATAACCATAGTTGGGACTAGAGTCTGCTCCTCTGATTCCCAGTCCTGAGATCTTTGGCTTAGACATCTAATACATTGTGTAGTGGCTAGATTTACAATAAAAAGGACAGTCCTGGAGACtatctttaaagaagaaaaactgcattgcatgCATTGAAATTTATCGACTGCAAGAGGTCATGTCGCAAAAGCACTGGGCATCATGGGAGCCAGAACATCTCAGCTCTGCCCCAGACTGGCCAGAAATTTGGGGAAAGGTCCCCAGTTCTCAGTGCTTATGAaaagtgattatttattttttaaaatctggttaGTGTTGTTCATTAAATGTCCATTAAATACTTTGGTAACTGTAGATGAAAGACTCTGTAGGGGGATGAACACTTGTTATTAACAACCGTATGCTGTCAAGTGTGGGCTTATGACACGGGACCATATGCTCCAAAGGTTGGAGTAGAATGACAGAAGCCACCCAGCATTCCTCTAGGCCAGGAGCATAGGGGCATAGGGCTCCAGGGGATGCTGAAAATCAGGAATGTAAACAAACACCCCTTTTGTAATTACCCTGCCATTGCAAGGAAGCCTGAATGTGCACACTTGGATTTTTGGGATAGCAGGAAATTGGAGTGCATTCCCTAAGATCCCACCATCTGCTCCTTCCGTGGGAAGCACCAAGGGGAATTGGCAGGCCCTGTCCATTCTTTAGCCCAAAGCTGGCACCCTTTCTTCTCTGACGAGTCTTCCTGGATGGTGCTGGGTTACACAGATCCTTCTTTTTCATTCTCACCCCAGGATACCATATACCCTGAACATTTCAGCGTTTAATGGTAGTGAAGTTAACTTTTCATCCTTGTCTTATAAGCAGTGTCAGGAGTGGGCACTGTTTGGGAGACACAATGCAAGGCTTTTTGAAACTTCCCAACCCCGAGGGTGAGCACATGTCCATATATAGGGCAAACCCTCAATAAATACTAGAGCTGGACCTAAGAGCTGAGATGTCCATGGCTGCACCAGGTTAGAGTTTTATTTCATGATTCTGGGGAAACCAGTAGAGTCGATTCCAGGATAGAGGGTGGAAGAAGTGAGAGCATCCACCCCTAAAAAAGGCACAATGCAGCTCGGTGCCCTTGCTAAGGATCCTTCCTGGTCAGATTACAGGGACATCCCCCAAAGTCAGGAAGACACTGACTTTGGAAATACTATAAGGGGAAAGAGTGACTCTGCAAAATTTGGAATGGGATCACTTCAAGAAAGGGCAATTCTTAAATGACAGGGGAAGAAATGCACCCCTGGTAGACTTGCAAGCAGAGTACTCAAATCAGCTGAGAATGCCCAAAATATGGTTACAAAGAAGTTTTTATTAGTTCAGCCTcagaatgcaaaaataaataaataaataaaaaaacagaaaacaaatgtaatCACTTTACAGAAAGCACATACATTAGTTAAAAGTAGCACCTTCATGGAGTCATACTTTCTGGTCATAATTGTGTATCAGGCTCACTCATGCTAATGAGAAAGGGATTCCAGATTTTCTGTGCATCTGTCTGCTTCTCACATGGCTGTGAAGAAGCCATCTGCAATTCTGACAATTTTATGTCCTTAGCCATAACTACTTGTCCTCTCTCTCTTGAATCTTAAGATCTTTTTGCCTTCCAGACACTTACGGTGTTTCTGTGCCATCCTCCTGTGTATTTtagagaggtgggggtgaggacTGCCATTGAAGCTAAACCTGAATTTTAATTtcaatcttattattattattttttttagacagggtctcattctgtcacctaggctggtatgcagtggcacaatcacggctcacagtagccttgacctcctgggctcaagggatcctcctgcctcatcctcttgaatagctgggaccacaagcatgggccaccatgcctggctaattgttaatttttttgtagagacgggggtcttgttatgtttcccaggctggtcaaTCATTTTCTTCTAGCCCTTTTAAAATTTAGGCATCCAAAGATTAAACTTGCTTAGAAGTGCAAGTGGCCCTAAATTGCTTTATCAACACCATCTCCAGGAAGTCTTCACAGACATGGGAACTAGCATCTTGTTCTCCAGGATCTTCTCAACAGGTTTGCATTGTCAGGTTTCCATTTAAGTATCTCTTGTGTTCCCATCCATCACAAGTATATGATGGCACTGGTATCAGAACACTGCCTTCTTCCCGATTGTCATAAAACTGATGTACTTGCAGGCTTGCTTGAAAAGTTGTcagtataaataaaattaaattcacaTTTTGCGTAGTAGGGACTGATCCTGATGGACTGGGTCATGAGAGTATGAAACATTCAATACATCCTGGCacacaaatgttaaaataacagtaatacattaataaatacataaattacttaaatatttaaatagcatGAAGGCCCATGGCAACTTGAGAGCTAGAAAATCTATACATAAATTAGCTGATTGTTTCAATGAGCATTTAGCATCTACCTATACGAATAAAGCAAAGATATCATTGTGATcctaaaaaaaactttttaaagcaaatcAGATAGAAAATATCTTTTTGGGTCTATTCCATTGTGTCTTTAAACGTTTTGCTTAATATCTTCCACTTTTCCTCCAATTTTTCATCCTGGGATCACAACCTGGAAAAGAATGCCAAAAGTCTATGTGGGGTGACATTGCAACAGCAAACTCTTCTTATTTCTCACAACACATCATCCTGGACAAGCGGGTTTTGGGGATTTCATGCCAGAAGGCCTAGGCCTTCCTTCTGTGGCCTGGAATTTGGCTGGTACCACACTTGCCAGAGGCTTTCTTGAGAGTTTTCTTAAAAGAATATCTGATTGTGTTACTTCCTTGCTGAAAACCCTTCAGTGGgtttcagggcccagggctcccAGAACAAGGTTCTGAGTCCTGCAAGCTTGCAAGTCCTCcatgctctgcctcctggctacctctctctcttctttgcctTTCTCTTTAGGAGGCCAGAACCCAGGTCTGTTTTCTTTCCTGCAATATCCCTGTGGCCAGCACAGTGTCTTACATAACACAGGCAccaaataaatatctgttagtgAATAAATGTATGTTTCTGATTCTGGCAACTGGGTGCCGGCCACCCcatcccccttccctctccaACGCAGCCCCCAATCATATCCCTGCACCCAGGTGTACTGAGAGTGCAGGTCTGGACTGGGCTTTGAGGGCCTGCTCACCTAACTGCAGGGCACAGATGCCCATTCGCTCCAAGATGAGCTGTAGTAGCGGTCCTGGGCCTGCACGCTAAAGCTGGCATTTTTGCGGCAGATGACCGTGGCTGAGGTCTTGTCTGTGAAGATTCTATCTTTCTGCAAAAGAGAAGGAAAGCTGTGAAGGCCCCTTGGCAACATAGTCACAGGGTAAGCCAAGCCTCTTTCTGCAACGCATACTCCCCCAAAACAAGTCCATCTTGGTCTTAAGACACTACGCTTGCAATTCACAGAGGAGTGCGTAGAACTTGCACCACCTACTGGCAGACACTCCACATATAGGTGCAGCTTTTGTACTTTGTAAGCCCTTGAGAGAGAAATCGTTTGACCCAGCTTTCATCTTTCTAGCACAGTTGCCTTGCCTCAAGGCCCCATGGCCAGTCACCCAGTCCTGAGCTGatggtgagagagagacagatttgCTCTATCCATCCCTGAGATATTCAGAAATACCATATCCTGATCATTTCATCAGAAAACTTGCCTTCAAATCCTTTCACTGCTACTTAATAGCTGTGTAACTTCAGGAAAATATCTTAGgttctctgtgtctgtttcctcaCTTATAAATAGGGATGACAATAATGCCTACTTCATAGAATTGTAGAAGTTCAAGGTAAAAATCATGTCAAACTGTTAGCAAGTCTTTAGCACATAGGAAGCACTCAATATCACCTATTAATCATACAGATCTTAAATAGGGAAAGTACTTGCCaagacataaaataatatttagataaaTATCTATTCCAGAATAGCCTccccacctaatttttttcccagagagTAACTAGCTCACTGAATTTCTACCACATGCTAAATGTTAGGCTGAATTAGGGCTTTGTCCATTGATTTTAAAAGTGGGGTCAAAAGAGTCTGGGGCTGTACAAAAGGGCCTCTGGAACCTTGCAGTAGGCAAAGGAATTCTGCCGTAAGGCGAGGAAACTGAGAAGCCAATATCTTAGCCTCTGTAAATGTAGATATtctgtttaataaaataattttataatatctgGAACAGCCAGGAGCTATCTATTTTGGGGGTAATATCTCTTGCCTGTCCTATCATTCACTACATGGACTCAGTTAAAACAGCAATTTTAGACTTCTGAAGCCCAGGTCTCCTCTATCAGGACTGATTCTGAGTGCCAAGATCAATGACCAATATCAGAGGTGGTGGGGTGGTTAGGTGCATGGCCTTTCTGTCTGGCAGATTGAGTTTGTGTCCTGGTTTTGTCATTTCcgagctgggtgaccttgggaaagtcacttaacctctctgagtcttcaATCACTTGTGAAATGATGATAATACTACTGGCTACCAACCACCCTTTTCTTGGGGTTGGGCTACTGTTCAATGAGCACATAGTGAGGGCAGTGCTGCTAACACCTACACAAAATTCCTGCATCAGCTACAGCGTTGCTTTACCTTGCCACAGTTTCTGGACAAAAGGAAAACCTCTTTTTCACAGAAAAAGGGGGTAAAAAAGCAAGAATAACACCAGCTGCCTTTGTTGGGTTAATTTTgtagattaagtgaaataaacatgGAAAACCCTTGGCACAGTTCTAGACACATAGAAAAGTgctaaaaaaaagtaattatgcaTCACATAATAACATTTCAGTCAAAGAAGGATCACATATATGATCAGTGGTCCTATATTGTTATAATATTGCATTTTTGCTGTATCTTTTCTATTTAGATATACAAACCATTGTGTtgtaattgcctacagtattcagtacaggaacacgctgtacaggtttgcagcctaggagcaacaggctagaTCATAAAGCCCAGATGTGTGGTAGGCTATAGCATCTAGGTTTGTGTGGGTATACCATATATGTTTGCACAATGATACAACTGCCTAACGATGAATTTcacagaatgtatccctgttgttaagtgatACATGGATGTAGTTGTTATTATCATCATTCATCTTCTCACTTTATGGTGGGTCTCCATAAAACTGACCAAGGAATATACTGCACCTGAATCACTTCTTaccttttctctcttgctcttgcccTGGACCTGAATGCAGAATGTCAGGGAGAAGTAGGAATGTGGAGTACTCCAGGTGTCAGGGTACTCCCAGCTGACCTCCACCTGCCGAGAATTCTTTAATGGCTTCAGCTGCAAGTTCTTGGGTGGGTCGGGTTTGACTGTGGAAGAGGATAAACATGCTTTATTCTACTAATAAGGCTTCGGAGTTCAGTGGTTTCAGCTTATGATCTCCTTTGCACCTTTGATCAGCTCTGAGTCCGCTGGATAGTTACTTAACTTCTGTGAGCACCTGGCTGGCACGTGTGCGGCACCTCTGCTGCAGGTGCTCACGCCGCTGACTATGGAAGGCAGTCACTCTCAATGGCCACATCTCAGATCCACATTTGTTGCAGGATCTGAGAGATGCTCAGAATCCTCATCACTGAACAATCAGATGGGACTGCACAGTGAGAAGACCTCTGCTTTAATGGTTATGGGCCATGCACTGAAGGACCACCCTGTGCTAATCCCTCACTTTGCACTGAACATGGAACTGAGGCGAGCCTCTCCCTGGGGATGAGAAGATAGATTTTCTATTtactgccctttttttttttgtcttttcatagcTTTTGGTGCTGACATGTCTGGGAGCAGTTATAGTCAATTGTCTCTATGCTCAATGTGCTTGTTTATTCCATAAATACCGAGCACCCATTATGTTCCAGCCACTGGACTATGCATGAAGGATACAGCAGTGAGTTTCACAAAGACTCCTTCCTCAATTAGGTCTTCTAGATAAGAGGAGGGGGAGATATGCTAGGGTATGTGGTTGGGCTCTGTAGGCCTGGCGCTGCTCCACACAAAGATCACAGCTCCTAGTAGGTCCTTCGCAAATATGCTTCCCTCTGCTCTTAACACAACTGACATCTTTCCTTTTGGTGTCAgctaaatgtcacttcctcataGAGGCCTTCCTTGGCCACCCTATGTGAACTAGACCCCACCCACCAAGTACAAACCCTCCATAAGTTTTGAAGCAAGTTCTCTGATTCTGTTACACTTTATCATGCTGCCTGGTCCATGAATAAATAGTAAAGGAAATGACTTACAGTGAAATCCCTATCTGCCAATTAAGACAAATAGATGTCCATTTTGGAAGGGtttaaattctaagaaagaagTCCCTTTTCAAATGCTAAGGAAAGATTGGTTGGGAATAATTGCCACTAGTAGGGAAGCCCTGGTTCTGAATATGAATATTAGGCTTGATTAGGCTCTGGGATTCATCATGGAAACTATCTGGCAGCTGAATCAAAGTGCAGCAAAGAGCAGCTCTAGTGGAGCGGATCTGGATTAGAACTGCTAGCTGTAAGATCTGAGATCTGGGGCAAGTTGCTTACCTTTTCTAAGACTCAATTTCCTCCTccttaaaatggagataatagtatctacattgtattttgtttttggatgCAGAATAAAAGAGATAATGCTTGTCAACCACCTACCCCAGTGCATGGGGCATTGTGAACATGTGACAAATGGTATCTTTCTTTATGGAGCACATATAATCATCCAGCACTCACTGATGTCCCTGATGAAGAAGCTGCTGGTGTAGTTTTCATACTTGAGCTTGTGAATGGCATCCACCATGACCTCAATAGGCAGCCTCTCCTCAGCGGCTGGGCAGGCACTGTCCTCCTGGCACTCCACTGAGTACTCATACTCCTTGTTGTCCCCTCTGACCCTCTCTGCAGAGAGTGTAGGGGCTCCGCACGTCACCCCTTGGGGGTTAGAAGAGCTGAAGTCAAAGACAGAAATTAGCCTGTGTTACACATTAGGGAGAGTGATTGTAGCCAGTAAGGCAGGTAAGGCCTCAACTGTTGTCCAAGGACACAGTTTCTCCAACTGGGCTGATTTCTACCCAGAAGGTAAGAAACCACCCTCCCCAGGAGAAAAAGGTTAGCTTCAAGAGCACTTACATGTCTCTGGACTAAATGAATATGgaagtttttgtgtgtttgtttgtttgtttgttttagatctAGAATCCCTGATTATTAAACCCCTTTGTTAAAAACTTAAattcatttttcccattttaattataaaatcaatACACGAATCAATACAcactaattataaaagtaaagatGATAAAGATccatataaaggaaagaaatatatgCCTCTTTCAGCCTTAACTGCTCTCCACAGGTATAAGTACTAATAATAGCTTGTTGTATCCTTCCAgaccttcctttttctttttctttctttctctctctctctcttttttttttaaagagacaaggtcttgctctgtcacccaggctggagtgcggtggtgggaTGAGacctcgctgcagcctcaaactcctaggctcaagtgatcccctccctctgcctcccaagtagctgggactacaggtgtgtgccaccacacccacctaatttttttatttttagtatgctgagacgggggtctcactatgttggctaggctggtcttgaactcctggcctcaagtaatcattctgcctcagccttccaaagagttaggattacaggtgtgagccactgtgcctgtccagaactttttcaATGAATATTCAAGATAATTGTATAtccacattatatatatatatatatataaaatacattatatatataatccatGTAATATATATCTCCACATTATATATATccactatatatattttacctataaatattcatatggattttatttttatgaactaGGATCAAATTGTATACATATGATTATGTAACTACCCTTTTCCCCTCTGAACATATTATGGGGAGCTCTCCATGACAAAACATATAGGTTGGGTTATCCATTTCAATGACTGCACATTAAACCAGAGTATAGTGTACCatgttttatttaaccattcctcTGCTGATTATGTCTTTATGCACTTGGAGAAACATTTCTTTAGTaagcattttccttttaaagatgaaaaagtgAGACCCCAATGCTTAATTTACTCAGTGAAATAATAGTAAATTCAGGATGGTCACCTGGGGTTTGCTTAGGTGATGATTAAAGTAAGTCACATGGGGGTTAACGCATAggtcttgtatttattttatttattccctaagaaattgctttcttaGGGAAAGTCCAAGTGCATTGGAGCAACAGCGAACTTCAGATTAGTGGTGTCAGCAGAAGTAAAAGGAGTTGAGGTGGCCCTGGGAAAATTTCGAGAGGCCTCATCGAGTTCTGGAGTCTGCTTCAGGGCCCCTAAGATCTACACCCTGGagctcttgtttttatttttgactcCAGGTGCAATTTCAGCAAGTCATTTGTAGCTTTGAATTCTCCTTTTATCCCTTTCTTTGGTGCTATGAGCCATCAGAAAGCATGGCCAGGCAATTTGGATGAGTGGGTTTAAACACAGCAGAGACTATTCTCAGTTCCCAATAATATCCTGCCCTAACACATATATTATTCAAGCGATTGGCTAAAATCTCCATGTTCTTTCTTCAGTGTAGACAAGGAAGGGCGGTTGAAAAAATATGGGTTTgactttgtttttcactttttcattaaCTGATGGGTCACTGAGAGATTGCCCTTAATTTCTTAATGAAATAGTTCTAGCAAAATGCTGAGAAACCAGAGCAGTTTCACTCACCCTCTGCTG is a window from the Rhinopithecus roxellana isolate Shanxi Qingling chromosome 3, ASM756505v1, whole genome shotgun sequence genome containing:
- the IL12B gene encoding interleukin-12 subunit beta, yielding MCHQQLVISWFSLVFLASPLMAIWELKKDVYVVELDWYPDAPGEMVVLTCDTPEEDGITWTLDQSGEVLGSGKTLTIQVKEFGDAGQYTCHKGGEALSHSLLLLHKKEDGIWSTDILKDQKEPKNKTFLRCEAKNYSGRFTCWWLTTISTDLTFSIKSSRGSSNPQGVTCGAPTLSAERVRGDNKEYEYSVECQEDSACPAAEERLPIEVMVDAIHKLKYENYTSSFFIRDIIKPDPPKNLQLKPLKNSRQVEVSWEYPDTWSTPHSYFSLTFCIQVQGKSKREKKDRIFTDKTSATVICRKNASFSVQAQDRYYSSSWSEWASVPCS